From the genome of Mastacembelus armatus chromosome 12, fMasArm1.2, whole genome shotgun sequence:
ttttctctgcctccctctccctgcAGTTCAAACCACTAGTGTTGAGTAGTACTGTGCAAATGCAAGACAGAGATGTTGAAGGGCAATTTACCTCCTGGAAATGTTTGAAACAGTACACCAGTGAAATTGTGCACCACTGGGGCTTCAGTTGCTTTTAGCTTCCTCCCTTCATGTGGTTGTACATTATGTGTTGGTCAGCTTAGAAGAAACAGGGGATGAAATCACTTTAAGAGACAACAAGAGCTTTCCTGTCACTACAGCCATGTTGTATTTGGTCATGTTTGGACTCATCATTATGTGGTGATTTTGACGGgaacaacatgttttattagtAGCTGTTATAATTATAACtatatagatggatggatggatggatggatggatggatggatggatggatggatggatggatagatagatagatagatagatagatagatagatagatagatagatagatagatagatagatagatagatagatagatagatagatagatagatagatagatagatagatagatagatagattattGCTTAGACCATTATCAAGTGATATTTGGACTTCTTACATCCTACATTGCAAAGAAGAAGCTTGTTTCTTCTAAAGGGAGGCCATTAAACCTGCTCACAAAGTGTCACAACTGAAGATCTTTCTAATGAGGCATCATATGCATGACTTTAAGCAGGCATTGAGGTCACAATATCATTCACTTTATTTACTCATCTAACAGTATCATATTTAAAGATTTGGTATGTAAGATTTAGAGCAATCtgttagcagaaatggaatatactattgtcattagtgtgtaatcactggaacataccaaccattgcattttctgCATCTCAGAATGCACAGGGAAGCACACATCTTTCACACTAAATGTTCAAGACAAACTGAGGAAACAGAATTGCCAATGTCACAAGcaaacaagttgttttttttttttgcactgaagCTCCACTCAATGGTGACTGAAGGGGCTGACAGTCAGCCGACAGTTTAGCCATGATAGCTACTCACTCATCATAAGCTTTCTCTACTTAGTGTAAATTACAGATACACTGTGAGGCAATAAGACATGGTGCAGGTAGGTGGTTGCTGAGGTCTTAACCTTTGAATAAGGTTCTGTGCTTACTGAGCTAAATGAAGCCAATGGCATACTGAGCCTAATTAGAAGCTAAGTCTGACCTGAAGACTGCCGGAAGCAGCACCATCAGGTCTCAGTTCAGACAGGGAACTTGTTGGATTGTCTAGCAGCATCTGAAACCTCTCTCTGGTGGTCACTGTAACTTTCTGAAACAGCGTCTCAAAATTTCTGATTTTTCCATCCCCTGTGGTAGTACCATTAAAGACTGGGGAAACAGCACATCTACACATAGAAGCTACAACAGACACATAGTTAGACTAGAGAGCAGCAACTCAAGGTCTATGCACTAGTTTATTTGGAGATGCTGCAGACTGAAtttgctcagttgtcatggaaacacATAGTCCATAAGGCATGGTCACTATAGAAACCTACACAACAGGTATAAACTTTGTGATATTACACATCATGTTACCTTGTTTGAATGATGTGTTTAATTATGACTGAAAACGCTGCCTGTATATTCATTTAAGGTTTGtcatgcatgtgaatgtgtctcATAACACACGATTGCAGCTGGTTATCTGATGCCAGCCTTTTAACATGATAGTCTGTATGCAGGCCTGCTCTCATTTTCAGATAACATTatctcttattttattttacttttgagATACTTTAAAGTAGTTCTACTAACAGAATATGAATAACGAACAAGAATACTGCATTTGAATGCACATGTACAGAGTTTGTGACTGTAAAACTGACAGTAAAGTGGTCTAACAGTCTCTGAGCTCTATGCTGCACTGCCCTCCTGTGGCTGATTTGCTGCACTGCAGCAGAGTAGGAATCTTTGTAACAATGTCGGTAATGGCACACATGAGTTTAAACAAGAATTTGGCCAGTATGGAGCATATAAACATTCCCTAAACTGCCTCACAGCTTCAAGAACTACTTCCAAGAAGCACAGACATTTGACATCAGCTTTACAGGGTCAAAACTCTAGTAGTATTTAGTACTAAAAAAATGTCTGAGTCTAAGATCCTGGTTATGCCCATACTCTATCTTTAGGTTTCAGTTGttcatttaataattaaattacaTTCTCTGCTCTGAAGtgtgaaataattttaaatatttaaatcattatttCACCCAATTAACTACAACAGTGAATAGTGCTTGAAGCAAGCTGTAGATGCTAGTGTTTATTAACATGTACTGTAAAACCACACATTTGAATAACACTGATTGGAAGCTCAAGAACATGTTAAGCTTATTTACTATAATACACTTTTCATTTACATGATATGTATATCTATATACCAGTATATTCCATTGCAAATGTGTTCTTCTGCCACTCAGATTGCCTTTCCATTTATTTCCACATAGTGTTATTGCAGAAGTGTTTATTACTCCACTCCAGGTATGTGACTTCAAAGCATATGTGTAACAGAGTTGGTGATGGTTTACTGGTACATAGTGGGAAGAAGAAGCTTTAGGAGCAGGGATATGTTGTTATCACAGGACAACTAGCTGTTCTAACAGAAATACAGCTAAGATGATGGGAGAAGCATAACATTTATGAGACAGCAGCACATCAGGGGTCACATGAGTGAACAAAAAGAGCCACACTGACAGGAGCAGGGGCAATGACAGGATGGTTACAATACAATTcaaatgcaaagaaaagtgGGAGTGATGATGTGATGATATCTTGGCATACAGGCTTGCACAGTATTCACCTCGGAAACAGAGGAAGGTGTGAGCTTTGTGAAGATGTTAGGTCGAAGCAGACCACCAGAGTCAGTCGGCCGGCAGAGGCCGCTGTGGTCGTTTGTTTTCCAGGAGCCAAACGGAAATGACGTGGATGTCAAACAGACGGTGGAGCGCACACGGGCTGGACGAGAGTGACGCGACACGAGGTTAGTGGCGTTTTAAGACAGAACAGGGGGGACTGAACCTCTTCTTTGTCTTGGGAAGAACAGCGTCATGGGTTTAGAAAGGGCATGGATGCTTGATACGATAGTGTCATAAATATCTCAGCTGAAGTCTTGGTCTCCACACATAGAACTTATGTAACAGTAGATCGCTAATAAGACATAAGACATGAGACAATGACTAAAGTCCTCAGGCAGAGTGATGCTGATTGGAAACTGCTGCCTGTGTAGTAGGAAAGACTGGGAGTGTAGTCGGTCTGCCCGGGTCCCAGGACGGGAGCTGACAGCTGACTGCCAGATATTCAGGTCAAAGAGGGTCCTCATAGAGGGTCATGGCTGTGGGGGGTTTGGTTACCTCCAGTTAGACCCAACCTGAGTGTCTGTTACACAGAGCTCCAGCATATACCATGGTTCTTAGCCCTAACACAGCTTACACTAAATTTGTGTTGGTGAGAAACTGTAGCCATAACAGTGGTCATAATAAAAGTGTCTACATAAACATGCAGTTACACCataaaataccataaaacaGCTTAACAGAGTACTAGGAGCTGCTCATGTTAATGGAAAACCTTTACTGATGATTGATTCATCTAAATCGGGACTACTGTGTGACTGAACTATGACAGGATGGGTGACATAGCACACGATGAGGTGAGCTTCTACTCCAATGCAGAGGACTACTGGAAGGAGGTTCCCGCCACAGTGGATGGCATGCTGGGAGGCTACGGCAGCATCTCCATCATTGATATCAATGGATCCAAGGATTTCCTACGCAAGTTCCTCGGTGTAAAACACTTTAAGATGTCATCCTCTTCAGGCAGCAATAACACAGTTGCTTAACCACATAATTCTGACATTTCAATCAGCCATGTTGAAATAACACAGTGTGTGATACTGATTGCATACAACAACATAATTCATAATTATAGTAATACTTTAGTTTGCTGCTTCTGTTACCTCTTATTCATTAGGtatctgttttttgttgaaGGAAGGGGAGGGGAAGACGGGCACACGCTGTGCTCTGGACTGTGGAGCAGGTATCGGCAGGATCACCAAGCGTTTGCTGCTGCCTTTGTTCAGCACTGTGGATCTGGTAGATGTCACACAAGAATTCCTGGATAAAGCCAAAATCCACCTGGGAGAGGACAGCAAGAGAGTGGGGAACTACTTCTGCAGTGGGCTGCAGGACTTTGCACCAGAAAATGGACACTATGATGTCATCTGGATTCAGTGGGTCATCGGTGAGTCTCATTGGTTGCCATGAAGTCTGATGTCTTAGGAACAGAGCCAAGCACCCGAGCGTCCATGCAGGGCATGCTGTTGCAGCAGTAGAGTGATGGCAGCTTTGTGGTTCATCAGTGGTCTTTGATCAAAGAACACAACACTGAACAgctttcctcttttgttttcctcaggCCACCTGACAGACGAACACCTTGTAAAGTTCCTGCAACGCTGCCAGAAGGCCCTGCGGCCCAACGGCCTCATCGTCATCAAGGACAACGTTTCATATGAGGGTGTGGTCCCAGATGAGGTAGACAGCAGTATCTGCCGCGACCTGGCAATAGTCCGCAGTCTGGTGGCCAAGGCAGGCCTCCGCATCATCCACGAGGAGCAGCAAATGAATTTTCCTAAGGAGATCTACCAAGTCCACACTCTGGCTCTCAGATAGTGcgggacagaaagacagagatcCTTGTATACAAGGTGTTTTCAACATGGAAATGGTGTTTCTCTCTTATGATCTGTTTGGATCTGCAGTGTGATATGTTTATGGACCATTTGTTGCAAAAGTGCCCTGCTCTGTGCTTGCTTTAGAGCCTAGAGTGGTCTTTTGCCCGATGAGCTGAGGGAAAACTGTGACAGGTGACATTCAACATTTTAAGGACAAAGTAACTGGCAGATT
Proteins encoded in this window:
- the ntmt1 gene encoding N-terminal Xaa-Pro-Lys N-methyltransferase 1 isoform X2, which encodes MGDIAHDEVSFYSNAEDYWKEVPATVDGMLGGYGSISIIDINGSKDFLRKFLGEGEGKTGTRCALDCGAGIGRITKRLLLPLFSTVDLVDVTQEFLDKAKIHLGEDSKRVGNYFCSGLQDFAPENGHYDVIWIQWVIGHLTDEHLVKFLQRCQKALRPNGLIVIKDNVSYEGVVPDEVDSSICRDLAIVRSLVAKAGLRIIHEEQQMNFPKEIYQVHTLALR
- the ntmt1 gene encoding N-terminal Xaa-Pro-Lys N-methyltransferase 1 isoform X1; this encodes MGDIAHDEVSFYSNAEDYWKEVPATVDGMLGGYGSISIIDINGSKDFLRKFLGVKHFKMSSSSGSNNTEGEGKTGTRCALDCGAGIGRITKRLLLPLFSTVDLVDVTQEFLDKAKIHLGEDSKRVGNYFCSGLQDFAPENGHYDVIWIQWVIGHLTDEHLVKFLQRCQKALRPNGLIVIKDNVSYEGVVPDEVDSSICRDLAIVRSLVAKAGLRIIHEEQQMNFPKEIYQVHTLALR
- the ntmt1 gene encoding N-terminal Xaa-Pro-Lys N-methyltransferase 1 isoform X3, whose amino-acid sequence is MQRTTGRRFPPQWMACWEATAASPSLISMDPRISYEGEGKTGTRCALDCGAGIGRITKRLLLPLFSTVDLVDVTQEFLDKAKIHLGEDSKRVGNYFCSGLQDFAPENGHYDVIWIQWVIGHLTDEHLVKFLQRCQKALRPNGLIVIKDNVSYEGVVPDEVDSSICRDLAIVRSLVAKAGLRIIHEEQQMNFPKEIYQVHTLALR